Proteins from a genomic interval of Methanofollis formosanus:
- a CDS encoding lectin like domain-containing protein — protein sequence MNTSILKGLAGALLCACLLLWAAAPAASALEVTEAPLNPEFVKYLEEQEAPADRMMTAAAASIEEGESTDEICGEIPSPVTVAWPEGSEVQTTSAFKPAPSESRYDLRDEGRVGSVKDQGHCGSCWSFAAIGSLESTLLPGEVWDFSENNLKNTHGLDYTHVEGGNAYMATAYFSRWSGPVNESDDPYSEVSGVSPTGLTVRKHVQDVDFLPVRKDRSNVTLIKQAVKEYGGVYSSMYWSNGFYDEGHASYYDPWLVGGGHAVLIVGWDDTYSKENFTFTPPGDGAFIVRNSWNTDWGDDGYFYQSYYDADRGCKAVFTAEDTDNYRDVYFHDPLGWTSAVGLGSETAYAANVFTATSGNSLGAVGFFTPAPNAAYEVSVYVDPTDGPLSADGPVTTISGTQVLPGYHTHPLATPVPLKPGQKFSVVVKLTTPGYYQPLAVEKPIAGFSTGAKASAGESYVSADGVEWDDLTTRMPNTNVCLKAYSVYEEPKLSFSTAHSSVNAGDETEVPITMSRAPWGLAGYEIDVSVADPEVATITGASYPAWATLNLSRETDDGLMMRAVDLDDAVHAGDENVALGTVRVKGLIGGASDLEIAVRQIDADGGDLVTTTANTSSVTVAPAGDREQAEKAKLDVPGCTFAGRNVSVKNSGDVQVSGDRKSIKVSGNSFDLTIRTTGEVTEEDGIFNGTVERVVLQTRALAVRSEGAGEVRGSVMADLTGVPQGAAVTTALRNEAGAGTMDIFERAAGEEGLTIDAFAASLEVRTANLNDGEEITGATVLMSAPTAWVEAHGGAENVTVIRCNDGKATLLQTRVQVTEGGMTTFAATSPDGFCEFGLVAVSAAPVEPTPVPTTEPTPVPTTTEPTPAPTTTEPAHVSSQSSGGSSQSDTAVGAADSLRAGENVTLTMRTTPVTAVTLRTKEDIDGLMLSVKKATLPSAADAPEDAVYAYVEATLYRTTEDRLSGETIAFAVPTAWMKAHSCTADDIGLFRYVDGAWKPLETVFTGENGGIAYFAAESDGFSTFAIAATAGTPETPAPTVTSASAESGAVTPAETDTVPATTTQKSPLPLWAAALAIGSAALLARRH from the coding sequence ATGAATACCAGCATACTGAAAGGTCTGGCAGGCGCACTCCTCTGCGCCTGCCTGCTCCTCTGGGCCGCGGCCCCGGCAGCCTCCGCACTGGAGGTGACCGAGGCGCCGCTCAACCCGGAGTTTGTGAAATATCTTGAGGAGCAAGAGGCACCGGCCGACCGCATGATGACGGCCGCGGCCGCTTCAATCGAAGAAGGCGAAAGCACAGACGAGATCTGCGGCGAGATCCCCTCGCCGGTGACCGTCGCCTGGCCCGAGGGCAGCGAGGTGCAGACCACCTCGGCCTTCAAGCCCGCCCCCTCTGAGAGCCGTTATGACCTTCGCGACGAGGGCCGGGTCGGGTCGGTGAAGGACCAGGGACACTGCGGGAGCTGCTGGTCGTTTGCGGCCATCGGTTCCCTGGAGTCCACCCTCCTCCCTGGAGAGGTCTGGGACTTCTCCGAGAACAACCTGAAAAACACCCACGGCCTGGACTATACCCACGTCGAGGGTGGGAACGCCTATATGGCCACCGCCTACTTCTCCCGCTGGTCGGGCCCGGTGAACGAGTCCGACGATCCCTACAGCGAGGTCTCGGGCGTCTCCCCCACCGGCCTCACCGTCCGGAAGCATGTCCAGGACGTGGACTTCCTCCCGGTGCGGAAAGACCGTTCCAATGTCACCCTGATCAAGCAGGCGGTCAAGGAGTACGGCGGGGTCTACTCCTCGATGTACTGGTCGAACGGTTTCTACGACGAGGGGCATGCGAGTTACTATGACCCCTGGCTCGTCGGCGGCGGCCACGCCGTCCTGATCGTGGGCTGGGACGACACCTACAGCAAAGAGAACTTCACCTTCACCCCGCCGGGCGACGGTGCGTTCATCGTGAGGAACTCCTGGAACACCGACTGGGGCGACGACGGCTACTTCTACCAGTCGTACTATGACGCCGACCGCGGCTGCAAGGCGGTCTTCACCGCAGAAGATACCGACAACTACCGCGACGTCTACTTCCACGACCCGCTGGGCTGGACCTCGGCGGTCGGGCTGGGGAGCGAGACGGCGTACGCCGCCAACGTCTTCACCGCCACCTCGGGCAACAGCCTGGGTGCGGTCGGGTTCTTCACCCCGGCCCCGAACGCCGCCTACGAGGTCTCGGTCTACGTCGACCCGACCGACGGCCCCCTCTCGGCGGACGGGCCGGTGACGACCATCTCCGGCACGCAGGTCCTGCCCGGCTACCACACCCACCCACTCGCAACGCCGGTGCCCCTGAAACCGGGTCAGAAGTTCTCGGTGGTCGTCAAGCTCACGACGCCCGGCTACTACCAGCCGCTGGCGGTTGAGAAACCGATCGCCGGGTTCTCGACCGGCGCAAAGGCGTCGGCCGGCGAGAGTTATGTCAGCGCCGACGGCGTCGAGTGGGACGACCTCACGACCAGAATGCCCAACACCAACGTCTGTCTGAAGGCCTACTCCGTCTACGAGGAGCCGAAACTCTCGTTCAGTACCGCCCATTCATCTGTGAATGCAGGTGACGAGACCGAAGTCCCCATCACCATGAGCCGCGCCCCCTGGGGTCTTGCCGGTTACGAGATCGACGTCTCGGTCGCCGACCCAGAGGTCGCCACGATCACCGGCGCCTCCTACCCGGCCTGGGCGACGCTCAACCTCTCGCGCGAGACCGACGACGGTCTCATGATGCGGGCGGTCGACCTCGACGACGCCGTCCATGCAGGCGACGAGAACGTCGCCCTCGGCACGGTCAGGGTGAAAGGCCTCATCGGCGGAGCATCGGACCTGGAGATCGCCGTGCGGCAGATCGACGCCGACGGCGGCGACCTGGTCACCACCACGGCGAACACGAGCAGCGTTACGGTCGCCCCCGCCGGCGACAGAGAGCAGGCCGAGAAGGCGAAGCTTGACGTGCCCGGATGCACCTTCGCCGGCAGGAACGTCTCGGTGAAGAACTCCGGAGATGTCCAGGTATCCGGGGACAGGAAGAGCATCAAAGTCTCCGGGAACTCCTTCGACCTGACGATCAGGACCACCGGAGAAGTGACCGAGGAGGACGGCATCTTCAACGGCACGGTCGAGCGCGTCGTCCTCCAGACCAGAGCGCTCGCGGTCAGGTCAGAAGGGGCCGGCGAGGTCCGCGGCTCGGTGATGGCAGATCTTACCGGCGTGCCCCAGGGTGCGGCCGTCACCACGGCCCTGAGGAACGAGGCCGGGGCCGGGACAATGGACATCTTCGAGCGTGCGGCCGGAGAAGAGGGACTGACGATCGACGCCTTTGCGGCGTCCCTTGAGGTCCGGACCGCCAACCTCAACGACGGCGAGGAGATCACCGGCGCCACGGTGCTGATGAGCGCCCCGACCGCGTGGGTGGAGGCGCACGGCGGCGCAGAGAACGTCACGGTCATCCGCTGCAACGACGGAAAGGCAACACTTCTCCAGACTCGTGTCCAGGTGACCGAAGGCGGTATGACCACCTTTGCCGCCACGTCGCCTGACGGATTCTGTGAGTTCGGGCTGGTCGCCGTCTCGGCGGCACCGGTCGAACCGACACCGGTACCGACCACCGAACCGACGCCAGTGCCGACGACTACCGAGCCAACACCGGCACCTACAACCACCGAACCCGCCCATGTCTCCTCACAGAGCAGCGGCGGCAGCAGTCAGTCGGACACTGCGGTCGGCGCGGCAGATTCCCTCCGTGCGGGAGAAAACGTCACCCTGACGATGCGCACCACGCCGGTCACGGCGGTCACGCTCAGGACGAAAGAAGACATCGACGGCCTCATGCTCTCGGTGAAGAAGGCCACGCTCCCGTCGGCGGCCGACGCCCCTGAAGATGCGGTCTACGCCTACGTGGAGGCAACCCTGTATCGCACGACCGAAGACCGCCTCTCCGGCGAGACCATCGCCTTCGCCGTGCCCACGGCATGGATGAAAGCGCACTCCTGCACGGCCGACGACATCGGGCTCTTCAGGTACGTCGACGGTGCATGGAAGCCTCTCGAGACGGTATTCACCGGTGAGAACGGCGGCATTGCATACTTTGCTGCGGAAAGCGACGGTTTCTCCACCTTCGCCATCGCCGCAACCGCGGGGACGCCCGAGACACCGGCACCGACCGTGACCTCGGCAAGCGCCGAATCAGGTGCGGTGACCCCGGCAGAGACCGATACGGTCCCGGCGACGACGACGCAGAAGTCGCCTCTGCCCCTCTGGGCCGCGGCCCTGGCGATCGGCAGTGCCGCTCTCCTGGCACGGAGACACTAA